A region of Lycium barbarum isolate Lr01 chromosome 1, ASM1917538v2, whole genome shotgun sequence DNA encodes the following proteins:
- the LOC132638608 gene encoding uncharacterized protein LOC132638608 isoform X3, whose product MMFTRWSRAISQISRVKNYSQLGSHFQCRHYSKVAAVAEPPVDKLYNVNLNKMFWSKPHSLALAPDSPFRVEDPQYEGFKRFMFKLMLFYSKQSKSIRGANVIYRRVVHQIDRPAIYDVFSLEKTFKTTFSLLVIHMWLCLRRLKQEGKEGVELGQYLYEIYNHDVELRVSKAGVNLLLIKWMKDLEKIFYGNIVAYDAAMLPEAKQDELQNVIWRNVFSDDGTSTPTDAALLPVQAMSRYVRRECNCLSLTDKEAMFSGNFMFTSLGNTTADKV is encoded by the exons at GATGTTTACGAGATGGAGCAGAGCGATATCCCAGATTAGTAGAGTCAAGAACTACTCCCAATTGGGAAGTCATTTTCAGTGTCGACATTATTCCAAGGTTGCGGCTGTTGCTGAACCGCCAGTTGACAAACTCTACAAT GTAAATTTGAACAAGATGTTCTGGTCTAAGCCTCACTCACTGGCACTAGCACCTGATTCACCATTCAGAGTTGAAGATCCACAATACGAGGGCTTTAAGCGCTTTATGTTTAAGCTAATGCTGTTTTACAGCAAGCAAAGCAAGTCCATTCGAGGGGCAAATGTTATTTATCGTCGTGTTGTTCACCAAATTGATAGGCCTGCTATTTACGATG TATTTAGCTTGGAGAAAACATTTAAGACCACATTTTCGTTACTAGTTATCCATATGTGGCTTTGTTTGCGACGCTTGAAACAGGAGGGTAAGGAAGGTGTTGAACTGGGGCAGTATTTGTATGAGATTTATAATCATGATGTGGAGCTGAGAGTTTCTAAAGCTGGT GTTAACTTATTGTTGATTAAATGGATGAAGGATTTAGAAAAGATATTTTATGGTAATATTGTCGCCTATGATGCTGCGATGCTTCCTGAAGCTAAGCAGGATGAGTTGCAAAATGTAATTTGGAG GAATGTCTTCTCTGATGATGGTACATCTACCCCAACTGATGCTGCTTTGCTTCCTGTCCAG GCTATGTCAAGGTATGTTCGCAGGGAATGCAACTGTCTGTCATTGACAG ATAAAGAAGCTATGTTTTCTGGAAACTTCATGTTCACTTCATTGGGAAACACAACAGCTGATAAAGTGTAA
- the LOC132638608 gene encoding uncharacterized protein LOC132638608 isoform X1, which translates to MMFTRWSRAISQISRVKNYSQLGSHFQCRHYSKVAAVAEPPVDKLYNVNSQVNLNKMFWSKPHSLALAPDSPFRVEDPQYEGFKRFMFKLMLFYSKQSKSIRGANVIYRRVVHQIDRPAIYDVFSLEKTFKTTFSLLVIHMWLCLRRLKQEGKEGVELGQYLYEIYNHDVELRVSKAGVNLLLIKWMKDLEKIFYGNIVAYDAAMLPEAKQDELQNVIWRNVFSDDGTSTPTDAALLPVQAMSRYVRRECNCLSLTDKEAMFSGNFMFTSLGNTTADKV; encoded by the exons at GATGTTTACGAGATGGAGCAGAGCGATATCCCAGATTAGTAGAGTCAAGAACTACTCCCAATTGGGAAGTCATTTTCAGTGTCGACATTATTCCAAGGTTGCGGCTGTTGCTGAACCGCCAGTTGACAAACTCTACAATGTTAATtcccag GTAAATTTGAACAAGATGTTCTGGTCTAAGCCTCACTCACTGGCACTAGCACCTGATTCACCATTCAGAGTTGAAGATCCACAATACGAGGGCTTTAAGCGCTTTATGTTTAAGCTAATGCTGTTTTACAGCAAGCAAAGCAAGTCCATTCGAGGGGCAAATGTTATTTATCGTCGTGTTGTTCACCAAATTGATAGGCCTGCTATTTACGATG TATTTAGCTTGGAGAAAACATTTAAGACCACATTTTCGTTACTAGTTATCCATATGTGGCTTTGTTTGCGACGCTTGAAACAGGAGGGTAAGGAAGGTGTTGAACTGGGGCAGTATTTGTATGAGATTTATAATCATGATGTGGAGCTGAGAGTTTCTAAAGCTGGT GTTAACTTATTGTTGATTAAATGGATGAAGGATTTAGAAAAGATATTTTATGGTAATATTGTCGCCTATGATGCTGCGATGCTTCCTGAAGCTAAGCAGGATGAGTTGCAAAATGTAATTTGGAG GAATGTCTTCTCTGATGATGGTACATCTACCCCAACTGATGCTGCTTTGCTTCCTGTCCAG GCTATGTCAAGGTATGTTCGCAGGGAATGCAACTGTCTGTCATTGACAG ATAAAGAAGCTATGTTTTCTGGAAACTTCATGTTCACTTCATTGGGAAACACAACAGCTGATAAAGTGTAA
- the LOC132638608 gene encoding uncharacterized protein LOC132638608 isoform X2, with translation MFTRWSRAISQISRVKNYSQLGSHFQCRHYSKVAAVAEPPVDKLYNVNSQVNLNKMFWSKPHSLALAPDSPFRVEDPQYEGFKRFMFKLMLFYSKQSKSIRGANVIYRRVVHQIDRPAIYDVFSLEKTFKTTFSLLVIHMWLCLRRLKQEGKEGVELGQYLYEIYNHDVELRVSKAGVNLLLIKWMKDLEKIFYGNIVAYDAAMLPEAKQDELQNVIWRNVFSDDGTSTPTDAALLPVQAMSRYVRRECNCLSLTDKEAMFSGNFMFTSLGNTTADKV, from the exons ATGTTTACGAGATGGAGCAGAGCGATATCCCAGATTAGTAGAGTCAAGAACTACTCCCAATTGGGAAGTCATTTTCAGTGTCGACATTATTCCAAGGTTGCGGCTGTTGCTGAACCGCCAGTTGACAAACTCTACAATGTTAATtcccag GTAAATTTGAACAAGATGTTCTGGTCTAAGCCTCACTCACTGGCACTAGCACCTGATTCACCATTCAGAGTTGAAGATCCACAATACGAGGGCTTTAAGCGCTTTATGTTTAAGCTAATGCTGTTTTACAGCAAGCAAAGCAAGTCCATTCGAGGGGCAAATGTTATTTATCGTCGTGTTGTTCACCAAATTGATAGGCCTGCTATTTACGATG TATTTAGCTTGGAGAAAACATTTAAGACCACATTTTCGTTACTAGTTATCCATATGTGGCTTTGTTTGCGACGCTTGAAACAGGAGGGTAAGGAAGGTGTTGAACTGGGGCAGTATTTGTATGAGATTTATAATCATGATGTGGAGCTGAGAGTTTCTAAAGCTGGT GTTAACTTATTGTTGATTAAATGGATGAAGGATTTAGAAAAGATATTTTATGGTAATATTGTCGCCTATGATGCTGCGATGCTTCCTGAAGCTAAGCAGGATGAGTTGCAAAATGTAATTTGGAG GAATGTCTTCTCTGATGATGGTACATCTACCCCAACTGATGCTGCTTTGCTTCCTGTCCAG GCTATGTCAAGGTATGTTCGCAGGGAATGCAACTGTCTGTCATTGACAG ATAAAGAAGCTATGTTTTCTGGAAACTTCATGTTCACTTCATTGGGAAACACAACAGCTGATAAAGTGTAA
- the LOC132638631 gene encoding acid phosphatase 1: MTILRIFIFLVLFSFAIGNENLNSHVFPRPLIIEYPENNEPQLKEYDELLQLKCTSWRFAVEANNLSPWKTIPEECADYVRQYIVGPGYKMDIDRVSNEAGEYAKSVNLGEDGKDVWVFDVDETLLSHLPYYSDHGYGLEVFDSVEFDKWVEKGTAPALGSSLKLYQEVLSLGFKVFLLTGRSERHRNITVENLMNAGFHDWHKLILRGSDDHGKTATTFKSERRNEMVEEGFRITGNSGDQWSDLLGSSMSNRSFKLPNPIYYIP; encoded by the exons ATGACAATTTTGAGAATTTTCATTTTCTTGGTGTTGTTTAGTTTCGCCATTGGAAATGAAAATCTCAACTCCCATGTGTTTCCTAGGCCATTAATTATCGAGTATCCTGAAAATAATGAACCCCAATTGAAGGAATATGATGAACTACTTCAGTTGAAGTGTACAAGTTGGAGGTTTGCTGTTGAAGCTAATAATTTAAGTCCATGGAAGACTATTCCAGAGGAATGTGCTGATTATGTGAGGCAATATATTGTGGGTCCGGGTTATAAGATGGATATTGATAGAGTTTCAAATGAGGCTGGAGAATATGCTAAAAGTGTGAATTTGGGAGAAGATGGCAAAGATGTGTGGGTTTTTGATGTAGATGAGACTTTGCTTTCTCATCTTCCTTATTATTCTGATCATGGTTATGG ATTGGAGGTTTTTGATAGCGTGGAATTTGATAAATGGGTTGAGAAGGGAACGGCGCCAGCCTTAGGGTCCAGTTTGAAGCTTTATCAAGAAGTTCTGAGTCTGGGATTCAAAGTTTTCTTGCTGACTGGTCGCAGCGAAAGACACAGAAATATTACGGTGGAGAATTTGATGAATGCTGGATTCCATGATTGGCACAAGCTCATTCTGAG GGGCTCAGATGACCATGGTAAGACAGCAACAACCTTTAAATCAGAGAGAAGAAATGAGATGGTAGAAGAGGGGTTTCGAATAACGGGCAATTCTGGAGACCAGTGGAGTGATCTGCTAGGTTCCTCTATGTCTAATCGCTCATTCAAGCTTCCAAATCCCATCTACTACATCCCCTAA
- the LOC132638641 gene encoding uncharacterized protein LOC132638641 — MLKWGCSRLTPFPCNHTHNHFLLPISFISSPSLPIRLTRTITSNQNSNYIPLLSYTDRLAVRAHSVSSTSPAPTMVKAIRVHQLGGPEVLKWEDVEMGEPKDGEIRVKNKAIGLNFIDVYFRKGVYKAPAFPFTPGMEAVGVVTAVGPGLTGRKVGDIVAYAGSPMGSYAEEQILPADRVVPVPPSIDPIVAASILLKGMTAQFLLRRCFKVEHGHTVLIHAAAGGVGSLLCQWANALGATVIGTVSTKEKAAQAKDDGCHHVIIYKEEDFVTRVNEITSGQGVEVVYDSVGKDTFQGSLDCLKTRGYMVSFGQSSGSPDAVPLSALAVKSLFLTRPTMMHYTIMRDDLLETAGEVFANAASGVLRVRVNHTYPLSQAAQAHADLESRKTSGSVVLIPDGAH; from the exons ATGCTTAAATGGGGTTGTTCTAGATTAACACCATTTCCTTGTAACCATACTCACAATCACTTTCTTCTACCAATTTCTTTCATTTCTAGCCCTTCTCTTCCCATTAGGCTGACCAGAACTATTACCAGTAACCAAAATAGCAActatattcctttattatcatACACTGACAGATTAGCAGTAAGAGCTCACTCTGTATCATCAACATCACCAGCACCAACAATGGTTAAAGCCATTAGAGTTCATCAACTTGGTGGCCCTGAG GTCCTTAAATGGGAGGATGTTGAAATGGGAGAACCAAAGGATGGAGAGATCAGGGTGAAAAATAAGGCCATTGGTCTCAACTTCATTGACGTATATTTCCGAAAAGGGGTTTACAAAGCTCCTGCATTTCCTTTTACACCAG GTATGGAGGCCGTAGGGGTTGTAACAGCTGTTGGTCCCGGATTGACTGGGAGGAAAGTTGGAGATATTGTTGCATATGCTGGCAGTCCAATGGGTTCATATGCTGAGGAACAGATCCTTCCTGCTGATAGAGTTGTGCCTGTTCCTCCCTCTATTGACCCTATTGTTGCAGCATCCATACTTCTCAAGGGCATGACTGCTCAGTTCCTACTGCGCCGCTGCTTCAAA GTTGAACATGGGCACACAGTACTTATTCATGCTGCAGCCGGTGGAGTTGGGTCCCTATTGTGCCAATGGGCAAATGCCCTTGGTGCTACAGTCATTGGGACTGTATCAACTAAAGAGAAGGCAGCCCAAGCAAAAGATGACGGCTGTCATCATGTCATAATCTATAAGGAAGAGGATTTTGTTACTCGGGTCAATGAGATCACTTCTGGCCAAGGAGTTGAAGTTGTCTATGATTCTGTTGGGAAAGATACCTTTCAG GGATCATTAGACTGCTTAAAAACTCGTGGATACATGGTGAGTTTCGGGCAGTCATCTGGCTCACCAGATGCGGTACCTTTATCAGCTCTTGCAGTGAAATCGCTATTTCTGACGAGGCCTACCATGATGCATTACACAATAATGAGGGATGACCTACTGGAAACTGCTGGAGAGGTATTTGCAAATGCTGCATCAGGTGTCTTACGTGTCCGTGTCAATCATACTTATCCATTGTCTCAGGCGGCACAAGCACATGCTGACCTTGAGAGCAGGAAAACTTCTGGATCAGTTGTGCTGATTCCAGATGGTGCTCACTAG